In one window of Frigoriglobus tundricola DNA:
- a CDS encoding anthrax toxin lethal factor-related metalloendopeptidase codes for MLTRTLALLIGLYGSWAASAAHAADPPPKPTSHTVKKIEGWTVRVDDRLLTAPNDEVGTRAIRYLESKLGDIKTVLPADKVKKLQTVTIVLDLTHGDLGPMQYHPSADWLKANGYSTDLAKCVHLPRADDVATKRNTADMPWVILHELAHAYHDQVLGFDEPRIIEAYEKYKKSGRGEKTLLFTGERTKHYALTDHKEFFAEMTESYFGTNDFFPFNRAELKESEPEIYELMAHVWGSPTKKGKR; via the coding sequence ATGCTCACTCGCACCCTCGCGCTCCTGATCGGCCTGTACGGCTCGTGGGCCGCGTCCGCCGCCCACGCGGCCGATCCGCCGCCGAAGCCCACGTCGCACACGGTGAAGAAGATCGAGGGCTGGACCGTGCGCGTCGATGACCGGCTCCTGACGGCGCCGAACGACGAAGTGGGCACCCGCGCGATCCGCTACCTCGAAAGCAAACTCGGCGACATCAAAACCGTCCTGCCCGCGGACAAGGTCAAGAAGCTCCAGACGGTCACCATCGTTCTCGATCTCACGCACGGGGACCTGGGGCCGATGCAGTACCACCCGAGCGCCGACTGGCTGAAGGCCAACGGCTACTCGACCGATCTGGCGAAGTGCGTTCACCTGCCCCGCGCCGATGACGTGGCGACCAAGCGCAACACCGCCGACATGCCGTGGGTGATCCTGCACGAACTGGCCCACGCGTACCACGATCAGGTGCTCGGCTTCGACGAACCCCGGATCATCGAGGCGTACGAGAAGTACAAGAAGAGCGGGCGCGGCGAAAAGACGCTCCTGTTCACCGGTGAGCGCACGAAGCACTACGCGCTCACGGACCACAAGGAGTTCTTCGCCGAGATGACGGAGAGCTACTTCGGCACCAACGACTTCTTCCCGTTCAACCGGGCCGAGCTCAAGGAGAGCGAACCGGAGATTTACGAACTCATGGCGCACGTTTGGGGTTCACCGACGAAAAAAGGCAAACGCTGA
- a CDS encoding AraC family transcriptional regulator — protein sequence MLIRALAEAARRFTDAQIGTAPFATAVPGLIIHRADHAMRPAYRVFKPALCVVAQGSKWAVVGDRRLEYRAGQALLASVEVPGVGRIVEASPDRPYLGVIIEFDPAIMREVLESLTRPPGSDDDAPAGVFVADIDGPLADCVLRMVRLLDAPAAIPVLRPLILRELSYWLLTGPHGGAVARMVLTNTHAADVIRAVHVLRDRFTEPIRVAELARVAGLSPSAFHRRFKAVTALTPLQYQKQLRLLEARRLLVAEAASVESAAARVGYESASQFSREYARLFGAPPRRDAVAVRSLASSRAESRNADRPDVPS from the coding sequence ATGTTGATTCGTGCTTTGGCCGAGGCGGCGCGGCGGTTCACGGACGCTCAGATCGGGACCGCCCCGTTCGCGACAGCGGTGCCCGGGCTCATCATCCACCGCGCGGATCATGCGATGCGCCCCGCGTATCGGGTGTTCAAACCGGCCCTCTGCGTCGTCGCGCAGGGGAGCAAGTGGGCCGTCGTCGGCGACCGGCGCCTCGAATACCGAGCGGGGCAGGCGCTGCTGGCCAGCGTCGAGGTGCCGGGCGTCGGGCGCATCGTCGAGGCCAGTCCGGACCGGCCGTACCTCGGGGTCATTATTGAATTCGACCCGGCCATCATGCGTGAGGTACTGGAAAGCCTGACTCGCCCGCCCGGCTCGGACGATGACGCGCCGGCAGGCGTCTTCGTCGCGGACATCGACGGTCCGCTGGCCGACTGCGTGCTGCGGATGGTCCGGTTGCTCGACGCGCCGGCGGCGATTCCGGTGCTCCGACCGCTGATCCTGCGCGAACTGAGCTACTGGCTGCTGACCGGCCCGCACGGCGGTGCGGTCGCCCGAATGGTCCTGACCAATACCCATGCGGCCGATGTTATCCGGGCGGTGCACGTCCTCCGCGACCGCTTCACGGAGCCGATCCGGGTCGCGGAACTGGCGCGTGTTGCTGGACTGAGCCCGTCCGCGTTCCACAGGCGGTTCAAAGCCGTGACGGCGCTGACGCCGCTCCAGTACCAGAAGCAGCTTCGCTTGCTCGAAGCGCGGCGCCTGTTGGTCGCGGAGGCAGCGAGTGTGGAATCGGCCGCGGCACGGGTGGGGTACGAAAGCGCGTCGCAGTTCAGCCGCGAGTACGCGCGCCTGTTCGGCGCGCCGCCGCGCCGGGACGCCGTCGCCGTGCGGTCACTCGCGAGCTCGCGGGCCGAGAGCCGGAACGCCGATCGGCCGGACGTGCCATCGTAG
- a CDS encoding SDR family NAD(P)-dependent oxidoreductase, which yields MATANDQGSNVKIALITGGSRGLGRATAESLARKGVDVVITYLSRAAAAQEVVAAVQARGRRAVALQLDTSAVRSFGAFADELKRALSETWGRTTFDYLVNNAGTGLHKPVLDTTEAEFDALVNVHLKGVFFLTQKLLPLMADGGRIINVSSGLARVSFPNTAAYAMMKGGIEVFTRSLAKEFGARGITANTVAPGAVATDFNGGRFRDTPDLQRLVSQMTALGRSAVPDDIGPMIASLLADDNRWVNGQRIEVSGGMAL from the coding sequence ATGGCAACGGCAAACGATCAAGGCAGCAACGTGAAGATCGCACTGATTACGGGAGGCAGCCGCGGGCTCGGGCGCGCCACGGCTGAGAGCCTGGCTCGGAAGGGCGTCGATGTCGTAATCACCTATCTCTCGCGGGCAGCTGCCGCGCAAGAAGTCGTCGCCGCTGTTCAGGCCCGTGGTCGCCGGGCCGTCGCTCTGCAACTCGATACGTCCGCGGTCCGTTCGTTCGGCGCCTTCGCGGACGAACTCAAACGTGCGCTGAGCGAGACGTGGGGCCGGACCACGTTCGACTATCTGGTGAACAACGCGGGTACTGGCTTACACAAGCCGGTCTTGGACACGACTGAGGCGGAATTCGACGCCCTGGTGAACGTCCACCTCAAGGGCGTGTTCTTCCTGACGCAGAAGCTATTACCGCTGATGGCAGACGGCGGGCGGATCATCAACGTGTCGAGCGGCCTGGCGCGCGTCTCGTTCCCCAACACGGCCGCCTACGCCATGATGAAGGGCGGCATCGAGGTGTTCACCCGCTCGCTGGCCAAGGAGTTCGGCGCACGCGGGATCACGGCCAACACCGTCGCCCCCGGCGCGGTCGCGACCGACTTCAACGGCGGTCGGTTCCGGGACACGCCGGACCTCCAGCGGCTCGTGAGCCAGATGACCGCGCTCGGCCGCTCCGCTGTGCCGGACGACATCGGCCCGATGATCGCGTCCCTGCTCGCGGACGACAACCGCTGGGTGAACGGTCAGCGGATCGAGGTCTCGGGCGGCATGGCGTTATAA
- a CDS encoding tetratricopeptide repeat protein, producing the protein MMRTVPPSVAVGLLLVLLTTLAYSPALKCGFVNWDDQKYVYENSHVTGGLSSEAFGWAFSTFHASNWHPLTWLSLQADATVFGPGAAGFHLTNLVLHATNVLLFYAFLLRTTASLWPAAVAAALFAVHPIHVESVAWVSERKDVLSATFWLLGLLLYARYVARPGPGRYAALVLVFAMGLLVKPMLVTFPCALLLMDYWPLRRAETFSRLFREKVPLFVLAGLASAVTVAAQRAGGATAGLGALPLGDRAGNAVVAYAIYLRKLFWPNDLAAYYPHPGSRPAGDVLLCGALLVGISYTCWRLRARVPQVAVGWAWFLGTLVPVIGIVQVGRQALADRYAYIPFLGLYVALTWAARRGVMGAATGRGATRIGTLVAVGTVAAGLLVTRSQIEHWRNGVALWERVLAVVGSDFHAHYNLATALRGEGRSDDALHHIRAALRMEPSEPQYYNEFGVLLMDRNEFPEAEARFRQALERDPNFALARMNLGTVLVKQRRWEEAAAELERALRVSADLPMAHLNYGAVLEQRGDTAAAERAYRRAIELEPDSAAAHYNLGTLLGKIGRRDGAVRALAEAVRLNPQFANAHLNLGRAYEDVGDDARAVECFRAAARLEPSKSPHRLALAAVLARSGRAEEALTEEREALRLEPRWPARYARNAWVLATHPDPAQRDERAAVALAEQACRVTERRQPALLEVLAAAYAAAGRYADAAAVSSVAIEQARATRLDPLAQRIEKQRALYLTNQPFRDTSLR; encoded by the coding sequence ATGATGCGAACCGTCCCGCCGAGTGTGGCCGTCGGGCTCCTTCTCGTCCTACTCACCACGTTGGCCTACAGCCCCGCACTCAAATGCGGGTTCGTTAACTGGGACGATCAAAAATATGTGTATGAAAACAGCCACGTGACAGGCGGCCTTTCATCTGAAGCTTTCGGCTGGGCGTTTTCGACCTTTCACGCGTCGAACTGGCACCCGTTGACCTGGCTCTCGCTCCAGGCCGACGCCACCGTCTTCGGGCCCGGTGCGGCCGGCTTTCATCTCACCAACCTGGTCCTGCACGCGACCAACGTGCTCCTGTTTTACGCGTTCCTCTTACGGACTACTGCCTCCCTGTGGCCGGCGGCCGTGGCCGCCGCGCTTTTCGCCGTCCACCCCATCCACGTCGAATCCGTGGCCTGGGTCTCCGAGCGAAAAGACGTTCTGTCCGCAACGTTCTGGCTCCTCGGCCTGTTGCTCTACGCCCGGTACGTGGCCCGCCCGGGGCCGGGGCGGTACGCGGCGCTGGTGCTGGTGTTCGCGATGGGCCTCCTCGTCAAGCCGATGCTCGTGACGTTCCCGTGCGCGCTGCTCCTGATGGACTACTGGCCGCTCCGGCGAGCCGAGACGTTTTCCCGCTTGTTTCGGGAGAAGGTTCCGCTCTTCGTACTGGCCGGCTTGGCGAGCGCCGTGACCGTGGCCGCCCAGCGGGCGGGCGGGGCGACAGCGGGACTGGGGGCGCTGCCACTGGGGGACCGTGCGGGCAACGCCGTCGTGGCGTACGCGATCTACCTCCGAAAGCTGTTCTGGCCGAACGACCTGGCGGCGTACTACCCCCACCCCGGATCGCGCCCCGCGGGGGACGTCTTGCTCTGTGGCGCGCTGCTCGTCGGCATCAGTTACACGTGCTGGCGGCTCCGCGCCCGGGTGCCGCAAGTGGCAGTCGGTTGGGCGTGGTTCCTCGGGACCCTCGTCCCGGTGATCGGGATCGTTCAGGTCGGGCGGCAGGCCCTGGCCGACCGGTACGCCTACATCCCGTTCCTCGGCCTGTACGTCGCTCTGACCTGGGCCGCCCGGCGCGGGGTGATGGGGGCCGCGACCGGACGCGGCGCCACCCGGATCGGAACCCTCGTGGCCGTCGGAACTGTTGCCGCCGGTCTGCTCGTGACGCGGTCCCAGATCGAGCACTGGCGGAACGGTGTTGCCCTCTGGGAACGGGTTCTTGCGGTGGTGGGGTCCGACTTCCACGCGCATTACAACCTGGCAACGGCTCTCAGGGGCGAGGGCCGGAGCGACGACGCGCTGCACCACATCCGCGCGGCGCTCCGCATGGAGCCGAGTGAGCCGCAGTACTACAACGAGTTCGGGGTCCTTCTGATGGACCGGAACGAGTTCCCGGAGGCCGAGGCCCGGTTCCGGCAGGCACTCGAACGGGATCCGAATTTCGCGCTGGCGCGGATGAATCTGGGGACCGTTCTCGTGAAGCAGCGCCGGTGGGAGGAGGCCGCCGCGGAACTGGAGCGCGCGCTCCGGGTTTCGGCCGATCTGCCGATGGCGCACCTGAACTACGGAGCCGTGCTGGAACAGCGGGGCGACACCGCCGCCGCCGAGCGCGCCTACCGCCGCGCCATCGAGCTCGAACCCGATTCGGCCGCGGCCCATTACAACCTGGGAACGCTCCTCGGCAAAATCGGTCGCCGCGACGGGGCCGTTCGCGCGCTCGCCGAAGCGGTCCGGTTGAACCCCCAGTTCGCCAACGCCCACCTCAATCTGGGCCGCGCGTACGAGGACGTCGGGGACGACGCCCGCGCGGTGGAGTGCTTTCGGGCGGCCGCGCGCCTTGAGCCGTCGAAGAGCCCGCACCGCCTCGCCCTCGCGGCCGTCCTGGCCCGGTCGGGGCGAGCGGAGGAGGCGCTGACCGAGGAGCGCGAGGCGCTCCGCCTGGAGCCGCGGTGGCCGGCCCGGTACGCCCGGAACGCGTGGGTTCTCGCTACCCACCCCGACCCGGCCCAAAGGGACGAGAGGGCCGCCGTCGCTCTCGCCGAGCAGGCCTGCCGGGTGACCGAGCGCCGGCAACCCGCGCTACTCGAGGTGCTCGCCGCGGCCTACGCCGCGGCCGGGCGGTACGCGGACGCGGCCGCGGTCAGCAGCGTGGCCATCGAACAGGCCCGTGCCACGCGACTCGACCCGCTCGCCCAGCGGATCGAAAAGCAGCGGGCGCTGTACCTCACGAACCAACCGTTCCGCGATACGTCGCTGCGCTGA
- a CDS encoding WD40 repeat domain-containing protein: protein MCGFWFPRPVFLARTTGFTSSRRPVKMPRSWTSFRPTLEAFEDRLTPASFTAAPPDGTVSTVFTPSQQVVEVVSADGDLTQYDATGSHLLATGVRSASVAYGPGGLVLAVVYQDGTLYQYDAGGSHLLGTGVVSVSGAFGPNGEVLALVLQDGSLLQLDAAGSHLLGTGASSSKVTFNGNSEVLDVIYQDGSLYQYDAGGAHLVGSGVASVSTTFGPNGEVLDLVLQDGLLFQIDATGSRALASGVLAAGTTIGPGGTVPPGQVFNVRFIVEGPIPGNVGGTGETVPLGQVYDVYFTDGSVTQFDSTGANAISLPPGTAVPL from the coding sequence ATGTGCGGCTTCTGGTTCCCGCGGCCCGTTTTTTTGGCCCGCACGACCGGGTTCACTTCGTCACGCCGGCCGGTCAAGATGCCGAGATCCTGGACGTCCTTTCGGCCCACGCTGGAAGCGTTCGAGGACCGGCTCACCCCGGCCTCGTTCACGGCGGCGCCCCCCGACGGGACCGTGAGCACGGTGTTCACGCCGTCCCAGCAGGTGGTCGAGGTCGTATCCGCGGACGGCGACCTCACGCAGTATGATGCCACCGGCTCCCACCTACTGGCGACCGGTGTCCGTTCGGCCAGTGTGGCTTACGGCCCCGGTGGGCTCGTACTCGCGGTGGTTTATCAAGACGGCACCCTGTACCAGTACGACGCCGGCGGCAGCCACCTCCTGGGCACCGGGGTCGTCTCCGTCAGCGGGGCCTTCGGCCCCAACGGGGAAGTGCTCGCCCTCGTCCTCCAGGACGGTTCGCTCCTCCAACTGGATGCCGCCGGCTCTCACTTGCTGGGGACAGGCGCCAGTTCCAGCAAGGTCACTTTCAACGGCAATAGTGAGGTGCTGGACGTCATTTATCAAGACGGTAGCCTGTACCAGTACGACGCCGGTGGCGCTCATCTCGTGGGCAGCGGGGTCGCCTCCGTCAGCACGACCTTCGGCCCCAACGGGGAAGTACTCGACCTCGTCCTCCAGGACGGCCTACTGTTCCAGATCGACGCCACCGGCTCGCGCGCCCTGGCGTCCGGCGTCCTCGCCGCGGGCACGACCATCGGCCCCGGCGGAACGGTGCCCCCAGGGCAGGTGTTCAACGTGCGCTTTATCGTCGAAGGCCCCATCCCAGGGAACGTCGGCGGCACGGGCGAAACGGTGCCGCTGGGGCAGGTGTACGACGTGTACTTCACCGACGGCTCTGTGACACAGTTCGATTCAACAGGAGCGAATGCCATAAGCCTACCACCCGGAACCGCAGTACCACTCTAG
- a CDS encoding DUF2341 domain-containing protein, which translates to MKTLLALAAIVSLSRTAQAADYSSWRHTGSVYILTTPEGADLPKGAEVEGFPLLVRLHRDFFDFGQAQAHGEDLRVASAKGEPLAHQIEDWDATKGTASIWVRVPKIRGAERQEIKLYWGNVRAKPESDGKAVFGASNGYLSVWHMNEAVKDEIGTLASADTGTTATTGIIGRARHFPGQNGIFCGEKIPNYPTGASSHSTEAWVRAEKPNTTIIGWGNEGGGRGSKVRMQLRSPPHLHIDSDFSDVRGEGRVPLGEWVHVVHTYDRQDGRIYINGKLDATAKPLLGIKTPARFWIGGWYHNYDFVGDIDEVRVSNVARSADWVRLQYENQKPLQTLVGPLVQSGTTFSVSQPKVVVAEGSRTELTAKAGGAQKVYWVVKRDNPAQETVAAVDRFTFALEAGRVVGDQSYTLRFKAVYATEVKTIDVPVTVTEAVPEPVFTLRAPAAWDGRKTIEVVPEITNAAEMRAAGADALTYTWTAGDIAVIKDVVPGKLVLKRAQNSGPLTVTAAIHNGGRATERTVTIAVQEPAKDAWVERASDKDEKPEDGQFYARDDKNEGTLFYNGTLTQAAESVYLKLYADDTLLDTTVQKPGADKSYAFAVKLKAGLIRYKVEFGTRAGAADTRLHTVSNLVCGDAYLINGQSNAVATDFGKDDPTFRSDWIRSYGSMSGSPQGVAAWGTAVHRSHDAEKFQVGYWGMELARRLVETHKVPICLINGAVGGSRIDQHQRNAAAPEDTTTIYGRLLWRVRKARLTHGIRGVLWHQGENDQGADGPTGGFGWETYRQYFIDLAAAWKQDFPNVQHYYVFQIWPKSCSMGINGSDNRLREVQRTLPTAFSRLSVMSTLGIRPPGGCHFPAAGYAEFARLICPLLERDNYGKVFTTPVTPPNLKRAGFIDDKKDEILLEFDQPVKWDDALVGQFHLDGGTNKPVSGSASGARVRLKLSAPSTARTVTYLDSAAWSPDKLVRGANGIAALTFCEVPLAPGR; encoded by the coding sequence GTGAAGACGCTTCTGGCACTCGCCGCAATCGTGAGTCTGTCTCGGACCGCACAGGCAGCGGACTACTCGAGCTGGCGGCACACGGGTTCCGTGTACATCCTCACCACGCCCGAAGGCGCCGACCTGCCGAAGGGGGCGGAGGTCGAGGGCTTCCCCCTCCTCGTCCGGCTGCACCGGGACTTCTTCGACTTCGGCCAGGCGCAGGCGCACGGGGAAGACCTGCGCGTCGCGTCCGCAAAGGGGGAACCGCTGGCGCACCAGATCGAGGACTGGGACGCCACCAAGGGGACGGCCAGTATCTGGGTTCGGGTTCCGAAGATCCGCGGGGCCGAACGGCAGGAGATCAAACTGTACTGGGGCAACGTTCGCGCCAAGCCGGAGTCGGACGGCAAGGCGGTGTTCGGCGCGTCCAACGGTTACCTGAGCGTGTGGCACATGAACGAGGCGGTGAAGGACGAGATCGGCACTCTCGCCAGCGCCGACACCGGAACGACCGCGACCACCGGAATCATCGGCCGGGCCAGACACTTTCCGGGCCAGAACGGCATCTTCTGTGGCGAAAAGATCCCGAACTACCCCACCGGCGCGAGTTCGCACAGTACCGAAGCGTGGGTCCGGGCCGAGAAGCCGAACACGACGATCATCGGGTGGGGGAACGAGGGCGGCGGGCGCGGGAGCAAGGTGCGGATGCAGCTCCGCAGCCCGCCGCACCTCCACATCGACAGCGATTTCTCGGACGTGCGCGGCGAGGGGCGCGTGCCGCTCGGCGAGTGGGTTCACGTCGTCCACACCTACGACCGGCAGGACGGCAGAATCTACATCAACGGCAAGCTCGACGCGACGGCGAAGCCGCTGCTGGGCATCAAGACCCCGGCCCGCTTCTGGATCGGCGGCTGGTACCACAACTACGACTTCGTCGGCGACATCGACGAGGTGCGGGTCTCGAACGTGGCCCGGTCGGCCGACTGGGTTCGGCTCCAGTACGAGAACCAGAAGCCGCTCCAGACGCTCGTCGGCCCGCTCGTTCAGTCGGGCACCACGTTCTCCGTTTCGCAGCCGAAGGTCGTTGTGGCCGAGGGGAGCCGCACGGAACTGACCGCGAAGGCCGGCGGCGCGCAGAAGGTCTACTGGGTCGTGAAACGCGACAACCCGGCGCAAGAGACTGTCGCCGCGGTGGACCGGTTCACGTTTGCATTGGAGGCGGGCCGGGTGGTCGGTGACCAGTCGTACACCCTTCGGTTCAAAGCGGTTTACGCCACCGAAGTCAAGACGATCGACGTCCCGGTCACGGTCACGGAAGCGGTACCCGAACCGGTCTTCACGCTCCGGGCACCGGCCGCATGGGACGGCCGAAAGACGATCGAGGTGGTGCCGGAAATCACGAACGCGGCCGAAATGCGGGCCGCAGGGGCCGACGCACTGACCTACACCTGGACGGCGGGCGACATCGCCGTCATCAAGGACGTCGTGCCGGGCAAACTTGTTCTGAAGCGGGCACAGAACAGCGGACCGCTGACCGTTACGGCCGCGATCCACAACGGCGGCCGCGCGACCGAGCGGACGGTGACGATCGCGGTTCAGGAGCCGGCGAAAGACGCCTGGGTCGAGCGCGCCTCCGATAAGGACGAGAAACCCGAGGACGGTCAGTTTTACGCTCGCGACGACAAGAACGAGGGCACGCTGTTCTACAACGGGACGCTGACGCAAGCCGCCGAGAGCGTCTACCTGAAGCTCTACGCCGACGACACGTTGCTCGACACGACGGTGCAGAAGCCCGGTGCCGATAAGTCTTACGCGTTCGCGGTCAAGCTCAAGGCGGGGCTGATCCGGTACAAGGTCGAGTTCGGCACCCGGGCCGGCGCGGCCGACACGCGGCTCCACACGGTCTCGAATCTGGTCTGCGGGGACGCCTACCTCATCAACGGGCAATCGAACGCGGTGGCGACCGACTTCGGCAAGGACGATCCGACGTTCCGGAGCGACTGGATTCGCTCCTACGGGAGCATGTCCGGGAGCCCCCAAGGGGTCGCGGCGTGGGGGACCGCCGTTCACCGGAGCCACGACGCGGAGAAGTTTCAGGTCGGTTATTGGGGCATGGAACTCGCGCGGCGCCTGGTCGAGACCCACAAGGTCCCGATCTGCCTGATCAACGGCGCCGTGGGCGGGAGCCGGATCGACCAGCACCAGCGGAACGCGGCCGCCCCCGAGGACACGACGACGATCTACGGGCGGCTCCTGTGGCGGGTGCGCAAGGCCAGGCTCACGCACGGCATCCGGGGCGTGCTGTGGCACCAGGGAGAGAACGATCAGGGCGCCGACGGCCCCACGGGCGGTTTCGGCTGGGAGACCTACCGGCAGTACTTCATCGATCTGGCGGCGGCGTGGAAGCAGGACTTCCCGAACGTTCAGCACTATTACGTGTTCCAGATCTGGCCGAAATCGTGCTCGATGGGGATCAACGGCTCGGACAACCGGCTGCGCGAGGTGCAACGGACCCTGCCGACGGCGTTCTCGCGCCTGAGTGTGATGTCCACGCTGGGGATCCGCCCGCCCGGCGGCTGCCACTTCCCGGCGGCGGGGTACGCCGAGTTCGCGCGGCTCATTTGCCCCCTGCTCGAACGGGACAACTACGGCAAGGTGTTCACGACCCCCGTCACGCCGCCGAACCTCAAGCGGGCCGGGTTCATTGACGACAAGAAGGACGAGATCCTGCTGGAGTTCGACCAGCCCGTAAAGTGGGACGATGCCCTGGTGGGTCAGTTCCATCTCGACGGCGGGACGAACAAACCGGTTTCTGGGTCCGCTTCCGGGGCCAGGGTGCGTTTGAAATTGAGTGCCCCTTCGACCGCGCGAACGGTGACGTATCTCGACAGTGCGGCGTGGAGCCCGGACAAGCTGGTGCGCGGAGCGAACGGCATCGCGGCACTCACCTTCTGCGAAGTGCCGCTCGCGCCGGGGCGATGA
- a CDS encoding PAS domain-containing protein: MSDLSSYRLALDALPHLVWVAGPDGSLEYLNRRCGEYTGLPLDDLLGWDWGWVLHPADLPDTLAVWSESIRTGASHQVEFRLRRHDGEYRWFLARAEPVRDADGNVLRWFGTCTDIEDARRTADQFRAARLLFRALVERNQDGLALVGPEGTVRYANPVAARLLGFVTDELTGTDLWGSVHGEERRAVSLWWETVLANPGQRLATTTRFLQRDGAPLRVTVLASNLVPDPDVRAVAVQLRPAEEPGTSAEGSV, encoded by the coding sequence GTGAGCGACCTCTCCTCGTACCGACTGGCGCTGGACGCCCTCCCGCACCTCGTCTGGGTCGCCGGTCCCGACGGGTCTCTGGAGTACCTGAACCGGCGGTGCGGCGAGTACACCGGGCTGCCGCTCGACGACCTGCTCGGCTGGGACTGGGGCTGGGTGCTGCACCCGGCGGACCTGCCCGACACGCTGGCCGTCTGGTCCGAGTCGATCCGGACGGGCGCGTCGCACCAGGTCGAGTTCCGGCTCCGCCGGCACGACGGCGAGTACCGGTGGTTCCTGGCCCGCGCCGAACCGGTCCGCGACGCCGACGGGAACGTGCTGCGCTGGTTCGGCACCTGCACCGACATCGAGGACGCCCGGCGCACGGCCGACCAGTTCCGGGCCGCCCGGCTGCTGTTCCGCGCGCTGGTCGAGCGGAACCAGGACGGTCTGGCGCTGGTCGGGCCGGAGGGGACGGTGCGGTACGCCAACCCGGTTGCGGCGCGGCTGCTCGGCTTCGTGACGGACGAGCTGACCGGCACGGACCTCTGGGGGTCCGTTCACGGGGAGGAGCGGCGGGCGGTGAGCCTGTGGTGGGAGACGGTCCTGGCGAACCCGGGGCAGCGGCTGGCGACGACCACACGGTTCCTGCAGCGTGACGGGGCGCCGCTCCGGGTAACGGTGCTGGCCAGCAACCTGGTTCCCGACCCGGACGTCCGCGCGGTCGCCGTTCAACTGCGCCCGGCCGAGGAACCGGGGACGAGCGCGGAAGGGTCCGTGTGA
- a CDS encoding DUF255 domain-containing protein, which produces MIRLLLVSALTLLPAAARADEPKPKLPPATAVLAEGLSAAKKDGKAVFLAFGSPACGWCKYLDKYHARPAVAKTLGKHLVFVKVDVIENEGGQKLYEKYAPEPGGVPVWVVLSAEGKVLGDSFADKNGKKDNVGFPYEPNEVAHYEKVLRAALPKLTDAEVAEVVKELKDAGPKRDKK; this is translated from the coding sequence ATGATCCGCCTGCTGCTCGTTTCCGCGCTCACCCTGCTCCCGGCCGCGGCCCGTGCGGACGAACCCAAGCCGAAACTGCCACCCGCCACCGCCGTGCTGGCCGAAGGGCTCTCGGCGGCCAAGAAGGACGGCAAGGCCGTGTTCCTGGCCTTCGGCTCCCCGGCGTGCGGGTGGTGCAAGTACCTGGACAAGTACCACGCCCGCCCGGCCGTCGCCAAAACCCTCGGGAAGCATCTGGTGTTCGTGAAGGTGGACGTGATCGAGAACGAGGGCGGGCAGAAGTTGTACGAGAAGTACGCTCCGGAACCGGGCGGCGTGCCGGTCTGGGTCGTCCTGTCGGCCGAGGGGAAGGTGCTGGGCGATTCCTTCGCGGACAAGAACGGGAAGAAGGACAACGTCGGGTTCCCCTACGAGCCGAACGAAGTGGCCCACTACGAGAAGGTGCTGCGGGCGGCGCTGCCGAAGCTGACCGACGCGGAGGTCGCGGAGGTCGTGAAGGAGCTGAAGGACGCCGGCCCGAAGCGCGACAAGAAGTGA